A portion of the Sphingobacterium spiritivorum genome contains these proteins:
- a CDS encoding NADPH-dependent FMN reductase codes for MKILAFAGSNSSSSINKKLVASVSRYYKEAEDIIEIADLNDFPLPLFSKQVEAEIGIPQEVHNFVDKIDWADLILISLAENNGNYNVGYKNMVDWISRIPKRKIYADKPIFLMATSPGARGGQSVLSIATARMPFDGGDVLDTFSLPSFNDNFEEGKGVVNMLLRSQLEAKVRKTKRTMAEKLQGNS; via the coding sequence ATGAAAATATTAGCCTTTGCAGGAAGCAACAGTTCCTCATCCATAAATAAAAAACTGGTAGCATCTGTATCCAGATATTACAAAGAAGCCGAAGATATTATTGAGATTGCCGATCTCAATGATTTTCCGTTACCGCTGTTCAGCAAGCAGGTAGAAGCAGAAATAGGAATACCACAGGAAGTGCATAATTTTGTGGACAAGATCGACTGGGCAGATCTTATTCTTATCTCACTAGCTGAAAATAACGGCAATTATAATGTGGGGTACAAAAATATGGTCGATTGGATTTCCCGCATTCCCAAAAGAAAGATATATGCGGACAAACCGATCTTTCTGATGGCTACAAGTCCTGGTGCCAGAGGCGGACAATCGGTATTGAGCATTGCAACTGCACGGATGCCATTTGACGGAGGAGATGTTCTGGATACCTTTTCGCTGCCTAGTTTCAATGATAACTTTGAAGAAGGAAAAGGAGTAGTTAATATGTTGTTAAGAAGTCAGCTGGAAGCGAAAGTCAGGAAGACGAAAAGAACAATGGCCGAAAAACTTCAAGGCAATTCATGA
- the mgtE gene encoding magnesium transporter gives MDQKNLLHPADIAEQLAELTGRELYQAFSDYPLDVRLEIFSFFDNAAQYELIKQLSEKELSEFLNNLKPDLRNELFYQLPDEVIKYLINLLNEGEKQMALELIGYKEDSIARLMTPMYVQVRLHYTVADVFRHIKLFGRKAETLNFVYVVDGQNVLIDDLKIGQLLLADENTKISELVDYNFAAIRASTPMEEAFEIFQKYDRSALPIITDSGVLVGIVTFDDVLDRIEDRDTEDIHRFGGMDELDLAYTKTPLLELVRKRAGWLIILFLSEMLTASAMSYYDGEIAKAVVLALFVPLIISSGGNSGSQAASLIIRAMALGELKLKDWWYVMKREISSGIILGTILGSIGFIRILLWQQFGIYDYGEYWFYIGLSVSISLLFIVLWGTLSGSFIPFILRRLGMDPATASAPFVATLVDVSGLIIYFSIAAFFLSGKLL, from the coding sequence ATGGATCAAAAGAACCTACTTCATCCTGCAGACATTGCAGAACAACTGGCAGAGTTAACCGGAAGAGAACTGTATCAGGCATTTTCCGATTATCCCCTGGATGTCCGGCTCGAAATTTTCTCTTTTTTCGATAATGCTGCACAATATGAGCTGATAAAACAATTGTCGGAAAAAGAACTATCCGAATTTCTGAATAATCTAAAGCCGGATTTGCGTAATGAGCTGTTTTATCAGTTGCCGGATGAAGTGATCAAGTATCTGATCAACCTTCTCAATGAGGGTGAAAAGCAGATGGCGCTGGAGCTGATCGGTTACAAAGAAGATAGCATTGCGCGCCTAATGACGCCAATGTATGTACAGGTCAGGCTGCATTATACCGTAGCCGATGTATTCCGGCACATTAAACTTTTCGGCAGAAAAGCAGAAACGCTGAATTTTGTATATGTGGTAGACGGACAGAATGTGCTGATTGATGATCTCAAGATCGGTCAGCTGCTGCTGGCTGATGAAAATACAAAGATCTCTGAACTGGTAGACTACAACTTTGCTGCCATCCGGGCCTCCACACCCATGGAAGAAGCATTCGAGATCTTTCAAAAGTATGACAGGAGTGCGCTTCCTATTATTACAGATAGTGGTGTATTGGTTGGCATAGTGACTTTTGACGATGTACTGGATCGTATAGAAGATCGTGATACGGAAGATATCCATCGTTTCGGAGGGATGGATGAGCTGGATCTGGCTTATACAAAGACTCCTTTGCTGGAACTGGTACGTAAGCGTGCAGGATGGTTGATTATCCTATTTCTGAGTGAAATGTTAACCGCTTCAGCTATGAGTTATTATGACGGAGAGATTGCGAAAGCGGTGGTACTGGCTCTGTTTGTGCCACTTATTATATCCTCCGGCGGAAATTCCGGATCTCAGGCTGCATCACTTATTATACGGGCCATGGCACTTGGAGAACTGAAACTGAAGGACTGGTGGTATGTCATGAAGAGAGAAATTTCCTCCGGGATTATTTTAGGTACTATCTTGGGTTCTATAGGATTTATACGGATTCTGCTCTGGCAGCAATTTGGTATATATGATTACGGTGAATACTGGTTTTATATAGGTTTGAGTGTATCAATATCTTTATTGTTTATCGTATTATGGGGGACATTATCCGGATCTTTTATTCCCTTTATCTTACGGAGACTCGGAATGGATCCGGCTACTGCCTCGGCTCCATTTGTGGCTACATTAGTCGATGTATCCGGCCTTATTATCTATTTTTCTATTGCTGCATTCTTCCTCAGCGGCAAATTATTGTAA
- a CDS encoding thiamine pyrophosphate-dependent enzyme, producing the protein MAKIVADQLVEMLVQAGVKRVYAVTGDSLNFFNEAIRKDGRIKWIHVRHEEVGAYAAAAEAELDGIACCAGSCGPGHVHLINGMYDAHKSHVPMLVIASTINTHEMGMDYFQETNTIKLFDDCSCYNQLITTAEQAPRIIQTAIQHAISKKGVAVIGLPGDVSELKAVDTETSTQIFRCNPTIRPSEDELLKLANLINSSRCTTIYCGIGAEGAHEEVVQLSHHLKAPVGYSFRGKMGIQHHNPNEIGMTGLLGMPSAYQSMHDSDLVILLGTDFPYENFMPVDNKIIQIDTNAERLGRRAKLDLGLIGDIKDTIVALLPLLNEKLDDSFLKSQLDFYEKVKENMHTYINAKGDEDTIQPEYLAHIIDTKASEDAIFTVDTGMTCVWGARFITATGKRKMLGSFNHGSMANAMPMAIGAALAYPDRQVIAMCGDGGLSMLLGDLATIRQYNIPVKIIVFNNRSLGMVKLEMQVTGLMDNETDMINPDFAMIAEAMGFRGITVRNPEEVSGAIDAALLHPGPVLLNVFTNPSALAMPPKVNLDQMFGMAKSMTKLMLGGKMQEVFDTVKSNYKHLKEL; encoded by the coding sequence ATGGCAAAGATTGTAGCCGATCAATTGGTGGAGATGCTCGTGCAGGCGGGTGTAAAAAGAGTATATGCAGTTACGGGAGATAGTCTCAATTTTTTTAATGAAGCTATCCGAAAAGACGGGCGTATCAAGTGGATTCATGTACGACACGAAGAAGTAGGAGCATATGCTGCTGCTGCTGAAGCAGAACTGGATGGTATTGCCTGCTGTGCAGGTAGCTGCGGTCCGGGACATGTACATCTTATCAATGGAATGTATGATGCACATAAGTCGCATGTCCCTATGCTGGTTATTGCCTCTACCATCAATACGCATGAGATGGGAATGGATTATTTTCAGGAAACAAATACCATCAAATTATTTGACGATTGCAGTTGCTATAACCAGCTTATTACTACTGCAGAACAGGCTCCCCGAATTATCCAGACCGCTATTCAGCATGCGATCAGTAAAAAAGGAGTCGCTGTAATCGGTTTGCCGGGAGATGTCAGTGAGCTGAAAGCTGTGGATACAGAGACCTCTACACAGATCTTCCGTTGCAATCCAACAATCCGTCCTTCAGAGGATGAACTTCTCAAACTGGCTAATCTGATAAATTCAAGCCGATGTACCACTATTTACTGTGGTATTGGAGCTGAAGGAGCCCATGAAGAAGTCGTTCAGTTATCACATCATCTTAAAGCTCCTGTAGGGTATTCTTTCCGGGGAAAGATGGGCATACAACATCATAATCCAAACGAAATCGGTATGACAGGTCTGCTTGGCATGCCTTCTGCCTATCAGAGCATGCACGATTCTGATTTAGTGATTCTGCTGGGAACGGATTTTCCATATGAAAATTTTATGCCTGTTGATAATAAAATTATTCAGATTGATACCAATGCAGAACGTCTAGGAAGGCGTGCAAAACTGGATTTGGGATTGATCGGGGATATCAAAGATACTATTGTGGCACTTCTCCCTTTACTGAATGAAAAGCTGGATGATAGTTTTTTGAAAAGTCAGCTTGATTTTTATGAAAAAGTAAAGGAGAATATGCATACGTATATCAATGCAAAAGGAGACGAAGATACCATTCAACCAGAATATCTGGCGCATATCATTGATACAAAAGCTTCTGAAGATGCTATTTTTACGGTGGATACGGGAATGACCTGTGTATGGGGAGCTCGTTTCATTACAGCTACCGGTAAGCGTAAAATGCTTGGATCCTTTAATCACGGATCTATGGCCAATGCGATGCCTATGGCTATAGGAGCTGCTCTGGCTTATCCGGATCGTCAGGTAATTGCGATGTGTGGAGACGGAGGGTTATCTATGTTACTCGGTGATCTTGCCACTATACGGCAGTATAATATTCCGGTTAAGATTATTGTTTTTAATAACCGATCACTTGGAATGGTCAAATTGGAAATGCAGGTGACGGGTTTGATGGATAATGAAACCGATATGATCAACCCTGATTTTGCAATGATTGCAGAAGCAATGGGTTTCAGAGGGATAACAGTACGTAATCCTGAAGAAGTGAGCGGAGCTATAGATGCGGCATTGCTGCACCCGGGACCTGTATTGTTGAATGTATTTACCAATCCAAGCGCACTGGCGATGCCACCTAAAGTGAATCTGGATCAGATGTTTGGAATGGCAAAATCAATGACAAAACTGATGTTAGGAGGGAAAATGCAGGAGGTATTTGATACGGTAAAATCCAACTATAAACATCTTAAGGAGTTGTAA
- a CDS encoding AIR synthase related protein, giving the protein MSDLKYNQRGVSAGKEDVHNAIKNIDKGLFPKAFCKIIPDILAGDEEWCNIMHADGAGTKSSLAYVYWKQTGDASVWRGIAQDAIIMNLDDLLCVGSTDNILLSSTIGRNKNLIPGEVIAEIINGTEEILAELRDMGIGIYSTGGETADVGDIVRTIIVDSTVTCRMPRKDVISNHNIKSGNVIVGLASYGQAKYEKEYNGGMGSNGLTSARHDVFHKAIAEQYPESFDPAVPYDLVFAGGKGLTDPVEIGNEKTITAGKLVLSPTRTYAPVIKTILDKYRSQIDGMVHCSGGAQTKVLHFVDNVHVIKDNLFPVPPLFDLIQKESKTDWQEMYKVFNMGHRMELYVSEDIAQDIIAISESFGIPAQIVGRVEGASGKKVTIHSPYGTFEYE; this is encoded by the coding sequence ATGTCAGATTTAAAATACAACCAAAGAGGTGTGTCCGCAGGTAAAGAGGATGTACACAATGCAATCAAAAACATTGATAAGGGACTTTTTCCCAAAGCTTTTTGTAAAATCATCCCTGATATTCTGGCTGGTGATGAAGAATGGTGTAATATTATGCATGCCGATGGTGCAGGTACAAAATCTTCATTGGCGTATGTATACTGGAAGCAAACAGGAGATGCTTCAGTATGGAGAGGAATCGCACAGGATGCTATTATTATGAATCTTGACGACCTGCTGTGCGTAGGTTCAACAGATAATATCCTGTTGTCTTCTACTATCGGAAGAAATAAGAATCTGATCCCTGGAGAAGTAATTGCAGAAATCATCAACGGGACAGAAGAAATACTTGCTGAACTTCGTGATATGGGTATAGGCATCTATTCTACAGGTGGAGAGACTGCAGATGTAGGCGACATTGTGCGTACCATCATTGTGGACAGTACGGTTACTTGTCGTATGCCTCGTAAGGATGTGATTTCCAATCATAACATCAAATCCGGAAATGTAATCGTAGGACTTGCTTCATACGGACAGGCCAAATATGAAAAAGAATATAATGGCGGAATGGGTTCCAATGGCCTTACATCTGCACGTCATGATGTATTTCATAAAGCGATTGCCGAACAATATCCGGAAAGCTTTGATCCCGCAGTTCCCTATGATCTGGTATTTGCAGGTGGTAAAGGATTGACAGATCCCGTTGAAATAGGCAATGAGAAAACGATCACAGCAGGTAAACTGGTTTTATCACCAACCCGTACATATGCTCCGGTTATCAAGACCATTTTAGATAAATATCGTTCACAAATCGACGGAATGGTGCATTGTTCAGGTGGTGCGCAAACAAAAGTATTACACTTTGTGGATAATGTGCATGTTATCAAAGATAATCTGTTCCCTGTTCCGCCTCTGTTTGATCTGATCCAGAAAGAATCAAAAACAGACTGGCAGGAGATGTATAAGGTTTTTAATATGGGACACCGTATGGAATTGTACGTTTCGGAAGACATTGCTCAGGATATTATTGCGATTTCTGAATCATTTGGTATCCCTGCACAGATTGTAGGCCGTGTAGAAGGGGCTTCAGGCAAAAAAGTAACGATCCATTCTCCTTACGGAACATTTGAATACGAATAA
- a CDS encoding Arc family DNA binding domain-containing protein, whose translation MSGKKNFMLRVDAEMFNALEKWAADEFRSVNGQIEYLLNKALKENKRLKSKDSGDKSEK comes from the coding sequence ATGTCGGGTAAAAAGAATTTTATGTTAAGGGTCGATGCTGAAATGTTCAATGCATTGGAAAAGTGGGCAGCCGACGAATTCAGAAGTGTAAATGGTCAGATTGAATATCTCCTGAATAAAGCATTGAAAGAGAACAAACGTCTTAAAAGTAAAGATTCAGGGGATAAGTCTGAAAAATAA
- a CDS encoding DJ-1/PfpI family protein yields the protein MAKKILLLVGDYVEDYEAMVPFQAMGAIGIDVDAIAPERKKGDVVPTAVHDFTGDQTYKELRGHNFGINKDFDTVNPEEYDGLYIAGGRSAEYIRLNKRVLEITQHFFNANKPVAAICHGIQVLTAAKVLAGRTLTAYVAVGPDIELAGGTWKNIPADQAVVDGNLVTSPAWPGHQAILKEFFKLLDIKISL from the coding sequence ATGGCAAAAAAAATCTTATTATTAGTAGGCGATTATGTAGAAGATTATGAAGCAATGGTACCTTTTCAGGCAATGGGTGCAATTGGAATTGATGTTGACGCCATCGCTCCTGAACGCAAAAAAGGAGATGTAGTACCTACAGCAGTGCATGATTTTACCGGAGATCAGACATACAAGGAATTACGCGGGCATAACTTCGGTATCAACAAGGACTTCGACACTGTCAATCCGGAAGAATATGACGGACTCTATATTGCAGGCGGACGTTCTGCAGAATATATCCGGTTGAATAAGCGTGTACTGGAAATTACACAACATTTCTTTAACGCCAACAAACCTGTGGCCGCTATCTGTCATGGTATTCAGGTATTGACTGCCGCAAAAGTATTAGCGGGACGCACTTTGACAGCTTATGTAGCTGTAGGACCGGACATCGAACTTGCCGGGGGAACATGGAAAAATATACCTGCAGATCAGGCTGTAGTAGACGGCAATCTGGTGACATCACCTGCATGGCCGGGACATCAGGCCATTTTAAAAGAATTTTTCAAACTCCTTGATATTAAAATTTCGCTTTAA
- a CDS encoding SGNH/GDSL hydrolase family protein gives MKSKPCFLLLFLMVCFFKGYAQTAIHWLDPLTENAVSGRVPGLAKSHDYGRLPASLKEQVREPVWSLGTNAAGLFIDFQTDADSIIVKYTLKGSLAMPHMPSTGVSGLDLYAFDPVKKTWSWAAGRYDFSDTSSFVFSNIASSSSLQYRLYLPLYNSVGWMNIGVTEGSKLEFLKKDSKPVVVYGTSIAQGACTSRPGLAWTNILGRHLQIPVINLGFSGNGRLEEPVLNLMNTVDARVYVLDCIPNLGITKDLSEKQLDSLLKNAVSVLRLKHPKTPIIITEHSSGMDPQVMNLGTNAAYTRSTVIARKAFRDMQQSGIKDLYLLSNTAIGLDLESTVDYAHPNDLGMMKIARAYEKLIRNILK, from the coding sequence ATGAAATCTAAACCTTGTTTTTTACTTCTGTTTTTGATGGTTTGTTTTTTTAAAGGATATGCACAGACCGCTATTCATTGGTTAGACCCTTTGACCGAAAATGCTGTGTCAGGCAGGGTTCCCGGATTAGCAAAGAGTCATGACTATGGCCGACTTCCTGCTTCTCTAAAAGAACAGGTGAGGGAGCCGGTATGGTCGTTGGGAACTAATGCAGCTGGTTTGTTTATAGATTTTCAGACAGATGCAGATTCTATTATAGTGAAGTATACACTTAAAGGTTCGCTCGCAATGCCACATATGCCTTCCACCGGCGTAAGTGGTCTCGATCTGTATGCCTTTGATCCGGTCAAAAAGACCTGGAGCTGGGCTGCAGGAAGATATGATTTTAGTGATACCTCTTCATTTGTGTTTTCGAATATTGCCTCCAGCTCTTCTCTGCAGTATCGCTTATATCTACCTTTGTATAACTCCGTTGGCTGGATGAATATCGGGGTGACGGAAGGGAGCAAACTGGAGTTCTTGAAGAAGGATAGTAAACCTGTAGTAGTATACGGTACGTCTATCGCTCAGGGAGCCTGTACATCGAGACCCGGTTTGGCGTGGACCAATATTCTGGGCAGACATCTGCAGATACCTGTGATTAATCTGGGGTTTTCCGGTAACGGACGGTTAGAAGAACCTGTCCTAAACCTGATGAATACTGTCGATGCGCGTGTATATGTGCTGGATTGTATTCCTAATCTGGGTATTACCAAAGATTTGTCAGAAAAGCAATTGGACTCTTTGCTTAAAAATGCAGTATCGGTATTGCGTCTGAAACATCCCAAAACGCCGATAATTATTACAGAACACAGTTCGGGTATGGATCCACAGGTGATGAATCTGGGAACAAATGCAGCTTATACACGATCGACTGTGATTGCAAGGAAAGCTTTCCGGGATATGCAACAATCCGGAATAAAAGATCTGTATCTGCTGTCAAATACAGCTATCGGTCTTGATCTGGAATCAACGGTGGACTATGCTCACCCCAATGATCTGGGAATGATGAAGATTGCACGTGCATATGAAAAACTGATCCGGAACATACTGAAGTAA
- the pepE gene encoding dipeptidase PepE, translating to MEIGKNTRLMVISTSTVYGSDFLVYIRDRIAEFTGEKQILFIPYARPSGVTYDEYTSKVGQALISLGINVRGIHEFEDPAQAIREASSIFTGGGNTFLLLKTLQEKGLLPVLKEEIEKGKPYIGTSAGSNITGLTISTTNDMPIVYPQGFDALQILPFNINPHYLDPDPNSTHKGETRETRIQEFHVYNSQPVLGIREGSWLEVENGQVILAGNLTARLFRQGAAPVELSPGQIDF from the coding sequence ATGGAAATTGGAAAGAATACACGACTGATGGTGATCAGTACAAGTACAGTATATGGAAGTGATTTTTTAGTTTATATACGTGACAGGATAGCGGAGTTTACAGGAGAAAAGCAAATTTTGTTTATTCCTTACGCCCGTCCGTCCGGAGTTACATATGATGAGTATACCTCCAAAGTAGGTCAGGCTCTTATATCCTTAGGTATTAATGTAAGAGGTATTCATGAATTTGAAGACCCGGCGCAAGCCATACGTGAGGCTTCTTCCATTTTTACGGGTGGGGGAAATACCTTTTTACTGCTTAAGACTTTGCAGGAAAAAGGATTGCTGCCGGTATTGAAAGAGGAAATTGAAAAAGGAAAACCCTATATCGGTACTTCTGCGGGATCTAATATCACCGGATTAACGATCAGTACTACCAATGATATGCCGATTGTCTATCCGCAGGGATTTGATGCTTTGCAGATTTTGCCGTTTAATATCAATCCCCATTATCTGGATCCGGATCCTAACTCCACGCACAAAGGAGAAACCCGTGAGACCCGTATTCAGGAGTTTCATGTCTATAATTCACAACCTGTCCTGGGTATACGGGAAGGAAGCTGGTTAGAGGTGGAGAACGGACAAGTCATACTTGCCGGAAATCTGACAGCCAGACTGTTCAGACAGGGGGCAGCACCTGTGGAACTCTCTCCCGGGCAGATTGATTTTTAA
- a CDS encoding DNA-deoxyinosine glycosylase, which produces MLKESFPPVCGLFPRFLILGSLPGDKSLEQQQYYAHPQNRFWKLLFHLMEKEYESDYSRRIQLLEDHHIALWDTCASAIRPGSMDTAILSEIPNDIISMLQHVPSIQHVIFNGNKAKQLYDKYHKRLPQISYHSLPSTSPANASFTFDKLVDSWSILKSV; this is translated from the coding sequence ATGCTAAAAGAATCTTTTCCTCCTGTATGTGGTCTTTTTCCAAGGTTTTTAATTCTGGGTTCTCTGCCAGGAGATAAATCGCTGGAACAGCAGCAATATTATGCACATCCTCAAAACCGGTTCTGGAAATTATTATTTCATCTTATGGAAAAAGAATATGAATCTGATTATTCCAGGCGCATTCAACTTTTGGAAGATCATCATATTGCACTTTGGGATACCTGTGCTTCAGCAATACGTCCTGGTAGTATGGATACAGCCATACTTTCAGAAATCCCGAATGATATCATCAGTATGCTACAACATGTCCCTTCTATACAGCACGTGATTTTTAACGGTAATAAAGCAAAGCAATTATATGACAAATACCATAAGAGACTTCCGCAGATATCCTATCACAGCCTGCCCAGCACCAGCCCGGCAAATGCCAGCTTTACCTTTGACAAACTGGTAGACTCCTGGTCAATACTCAAATCCGTTTAA
- the rimK gene encoding 30S ribosomal protein S6--L-glutamate ligase codes for MKIAILSTNKSLYSTRRLVEAAEKRGHECVVMDHSKCYVGIRQDSPSIHYRGQEIGPIDAIIPRIGSSVTFYGSAIVRQFEVMGVISANPSQAITRSRDKLRCMQILSGAGIGLPVTGFARTISDVDDLISMVGGAPLVIKLLEGTQGIGVVLAETKKAASSVIEAFYGLGNNILVQEFIKESKGTDIRAFVVGGKVVGAMKRTAKEGEFRSNIHRGGSAEVIKLTKKEKDTAIAAAAELGLTVCGVDMIPSERGPLVLEVNSSPGLEGIEKATKKDIAGEIIMYLERQYELKVSKPEIRKKKKESKL; via the coding sequence GTGAAAATCGCTATTCTTTCAACTAATAAATCTTTGTATTCCACACGAAGACTCGTGGAGGCTGCTGAGAAAAGAGGACATGAGTGTGTGGTCATGGATCACAGCAAATGTTACGTAGGCATCCGCCAGGACAGCCCAAGCATTCATTATCGTGGTCAGGAGATCGGCCCTATCGACGCCATTATTCCGCGGATAGGTTCGTCTGTTACCTTTTATGGATCTGCTATTGTACGTCAATTTGAGGTTATGGGTGTTATTTCAGCCAACCCAAGTCAGGCTATTACCCGTTCAAGGGACAAACTGCGCTGTATGCAGATCCTTTCGGGTGCCGGTATCGGACTTCCGGTAACAGGATTCGCAAGAACCATCTCCGATGTAGATGACCTGATCAGCATGGTCGGTGGTGCGCCGCTGGTTATCAAATTGCTGGAGGGAACACAGGGTATAGGTGTTGTGCTCGCTGAAACAAAAAAAGCAGCTTCATCCGTTATTGAAGCGTTCTATGGATTAGGGAATAATATCCTTGTACAGGAATTTATTAAGGAATCCAAAGGAACGGACATACGTGCCTTCGTCGTTGGAGGAAAAGTCGTCGGAGCTATGAAAAGAACAGCCAAAGAAGGTGAATTCCGCTCCAATATCCATAGAGGAGGAAGCGCTGAAGTCATCAAACTGACCAAGAAGGAGAAAGACACAGCTATAGCCGCAGCTGCAGAATTGGGTCTGACCGTCTGTGGAGTGGATATGATTCCATCGGAAAGAGGTCCATTGGTACTCGAGGTCAATTCAAGCCCCGGACTGGAGGGGATAGAAAAAGCGACTAAAAAAGATATCGCAGGGGAGATCATTATGTATCTGGAGAGACAGTATGAGCTCAAGGTTTCAAAACCGGAAATCCGCAAAAAGAAAAAAGAAAGTAAGCTCTAA
- a CDS encoding SPFH domain-containing protein has protein sequence MEKLIKPISGFLALLIAVICFALAIYCIVLVKDNPTYGFISALLFLVFAFTLKGLMIISPNHSRVLSFFGRYVGTVKENGLFFINPLYSSIKVSLRSDNLQGQTLKVNDKMGNPIEIGAVIVWQVGDTYKASFDVTNYTSYVRTQSEAAVRHLAGSFPYDNLEDEEASITLREGGETVNHILEQELTDRLAPAGIVIKEARISHLAYASEIAGAMLQRQQATAIVAARAKIVEGAVGMVEMALHKLSEKDIVELDNEKKAAMVSNLMVVLCGEKAASPIVNAGTLYQ, from the coding sequence ATGGAAAAGTTAATCAAACCTATTTCAGGCTTTCTAGCCTTATTAATTGCGGTAATATGTTTTGCGCTTGCCATATATTGTATTGTTCTGGTCAAGGACAATCCGACATATGGGTTTATAAGTGCATTGTTGTTTCTGGTATTTGCTTTTACACTTAAAGGTCTCATGATTATCAGTCCGAATCACTCCCGCGTATTGAGCTTTTTCGGCAGGTATGTAGGAACAGTAAAAGAAAACGGTTTGTTCTTTATTAATCCTTTGTATTCAAGTATCAAAGTGAGCCTTCGTTCGGATAACTTACAGGGGCAGACGTTAAAGGTTAATGATAAAATGGGTAATCCTATTGAAATCGGAGCTGTAATTGTGTGGCAGGTAGGAGATACATACAAAGCTTCTTTTGATGTAACAAACTACACTTCATATGTTCGTACACAGAGTGAAGCGGCTGTGCGTCATCTGGCCGGAAGTTTTCCTTATGATAATCTTGAAGATGAAGAAGCTTCTATTACGCTTCGTGAAGGAGGAGAGACCGTTAATCATATTTTAGAACAGGAATTGACGGATCGTCTGGCTCCGGCTGGCATTGTTATTAAAGAGGCTCGTATCAGTCATCTGGCTTATGCTTCAGAGATTGCAGGAGCGATGTTACAACGCCAGCAGGCAACTGCTATCGTTGCGGCTAGAGCTAAGATTGTAGAAGGTGCTGTAGGTATGGTGGAGATGGCACTTCATAAGCTTTCGGAGAAGGATATTGTCGAGTTAGACAATGAGAAAAAAGCAGCGATGGTCAGCAATCTTATGGTTGTACTTTGTGGTGAAAAGGCAGCCTCTCCGATAGTCAACGCAGGTACTTTGTATCAATAA
- a CDS encoding ATP-dependent zinc protease, with protein MAEMRTIGWYETVDLPELGLYNFKAKIDTGARTSVLHCEEYHIEEENGHKFIQCTIIDDFETESTRVIRFPIVRQGVVKSSFGHSEIRYMIFTKIKLFDQLYNIKLSFRNRSGMKFPMLLGRNFISKKFLVDVSKYNLSENSSL; from the coding sequence ATGGCTGAAATGCGAACCATAGGTTGGTATGAAACGGTAGATCTGCCGGAACTTGGCTTGTACAATTTTAAGGCAAAAATCGATACAGGTGCCCGTACTTCTGTTCTTCATTGTGAAGAATATCATATTGAAGAAGAAAACGGACACAAATTTATACAATGCACGATCATCGACGATTTTGAGACAGAGAGCACACGTGTCATCCGGTTTCCGATAGTACGCCAGGGAGTTGTAAAAAGCTCTTTTGGACATTCAGAGATCAGGTATATGATCTTTACTAAGATTAAACTCTTCGATCAACTATATAATATTAAACTTTCATTCCGAAATCGTTCGGGCATGAAATTTCCAATGCTTCTTGGGCGAAATTTTATAAGCAAAAAATTCCTTGTAGACGTTTCAAAATACAACCTCTCAGAAAACTCTTCCTTATAA